The following DNA comes from Coraliomargarita parva.
CAGATTTCTTTTCTTCATTCTGATCAGAAAAGATGATCTTCACGCTACATGCCTTTCCTTCTTTCTCTTTATGGTCGTATGCGCCTGGGTGTGAGAGCATCTGCTCGTCTACATTCTCCATGAAGGCTTCAAACAACTTTTCTTCTGTTATGCCAATGTAGACTGATTCTTTTTTGGGTGAATTCGCTCCATCGCCCATTCGGTTTATTGTTCCGTCTCTTGCTAGAAGAATGAACAACCAAGCCTCGCTTTCGACTTCGAGTGTAATCGAAACAAGGTCGACTTCGCTTTTCTTTTTTAGGGAATCTGGGACTGCGGTTGTTGTGTTCGTCATCGCGAATAGAAGTAGAATGGAAAGGAGTGCTTTCATTTCTGAGAACGGTGAGGACTGGAAACCCAGCCTGTGAATTTTGGATTAGTGGTGGTTGTCGAATGCCGGGCGGCGTAAATGGGGTTGTCCAGCTCCGTCTGGATATGGATTCCAAAGTGCCAAGTGAGACTGAATCCGACAAGTGCTTTCCCTTCACCTCATTCCTTTTTTGGGTCACAACCGCTGACGCTAGAGGGCCCTTCGGGCGAGGTTGGGGAGATGAACTCAGATACGGCATATACTTGCCTCCCAAACTCCCAATCTCTAGCGCAAGCGGTTGTAAGATTCATTCGCTTTCACATATCGATGAGCAGTGGCGCGGCTTTAGCCGTTGCCACCTGCGCCTGGTTCGCTCTTTGAGGTTAAGGGTGTAAAAAGACCTTTGGATCGCTCGATGGGGTCCCATGATTCATCAATATCCCATCTTCTATCAACTCCTTCTGAATCTTTGAAAAAGAATCCAATGTAACCGTCATATCTCGAAAAACCTGTGCTCACATATGTGAGTTCTGTTCCTTCTTTTATTTTATCGAAGTCTCCGAGGATGGTTTGGTTCACCCTGTATGTGACGCCTTCTTCAAACGGAATCGGATACCAAGTTTCCTTTGGTTTCTTTTTCATCAGTTTTGAGAAAGGATTCATTTCATTTTTAGCGAACGTCGAGACCAGACAACCAGCCTGACGGCTTAATCGTCCAGTTGGTTTTTAGAATTTTCGGGCGGGTTAACTGGGTTGTCTGTGTCGACTGGTTCAGCTCTGTTTAGTCTGCTGATTGTGGACGCCAACTCGGCAACATTCGGGAATGATGATCGAGTATCGCGCTCACTCTTCTCTTGAAACCTATAAATGGGCTCAACGACTTCCTTGCCTCTTCCTTTTTCAATCATTTCAGCGATGCCATTGAGTGCTGAGTCGTAGAAGTCTGTTCGATACGAACTCCCTGCTAGACGATAAGTATCAAGGATTAACAAGATCAGCCCCAAGAAGATCACTCCGCCAATCGCTCTTTGCTTGTAGCTTTCACTTTTCATCAAGAGGAACCACATGCCAATGATACCGATAACTATGGCGGGTATGACGATGAATTCCATTTTGCTTTCTCAGTGCTGAACAGTATTATAGGTCACACATAGTAAACTTACGAACACGGTTTAGCACGACATCTTTGCTGCGTTGCAAACACGTTGTTCGTAGTTTCACGCTTCTAGTGAGCATGCGGGCAGGCTGCAACGCAATAATCCTACCTAAATGACCGTTTGCTCAAGTTTGATTTCGAAGCAAAATCGAACCAACATTCACCCCACAACGCCTAGCGCTTCTTCCCCTTATTGTGGGCGGCTTTCTTCTGCGTGATCGCCTTGCGGCGCTCGGGATGCTTCTTTTCGAAGGCCTTGTCGCCCTGTTTCTTTTCACGGATCTTATCCTGGGTCTGGCGGCTGAGGCGCGGCGCAGGGGTTTCACCCTCATCCTCGGCGTAGCGTCTGGCTTTGCCTTCCAGATCAAATCGAACCGGGCAGCCGCCGAGGCGGAACTCGTGGATCAGTCCCTTTTCGAGATAACGGCGGTAAGTCGGATCCAGCCGTTCCTTACGATTACAGAACAGGCGAATACTGAGCGGGCGCGAACCGGTCTGCACGGCATAGAAAACCTTGAAGCGCTTAGTGCCGACCAGCTTGGGTGAGCGCGCCTCGAACATATCCTGGATCACACGGTTCAGCCTGCCGGTGGACAGTTTCATATCGAGGGTGGCCTCGATCGAAGCGGCCCGTTCCAGCAGACTTTCGACTTTAAAACCGGTCTTGGCCGAGACAAACAACACCGGCGGATCCGGCAGGAAAAACATCTCCTTGCGCAGCGACTCCTCATACGAGGTGAGGAAATGCTTCAGGTTCTTGTAGCCGGCCACGGGTTCGGCTTCCCACATCTCCTGGATCTTATCCCACTTGTTGACCACCACGACCAGGGCACGCCCGGCATCCAGGATCTGTCCGGCGAGGGCCTGGTCCTGCTTGGTCACGCCATCCGCGGCATCGATCACGAGAAAGACCACATCCGAGTTTTCGATCGAATGCTGGGTCCGGACGGTGGAGAAATATTCGACCGGACTGTCGACCTTTCGCTTCATGCGCAGGCCCGCGGTGTCCGCCAAGCGGAACTTGAGCAGCTCGCCGTCACGATGCTTGTAGTCAAGATCGAGCTCGACCGAGTCACGGGTCGTGCCCGGCACATCCGAAACAATCAAACGGGTGGACGCCAGGAGCGCGTTCCCCATGGAGGACTTCCCCACATTGGGACGGCCGACCAGCGCGATCCGGATCCGCTTCTGCTTGTCGCTTTCCGAACCTTCCGGCTTCGGGCCCAGCTTTGCCTCGATCGCCTCATTCAGATCACTGATCCCGCGACCATGCTCGGCCGAGACCTTGACCGGCGCGCCCAGGCCGAAACGGTTGAACTCGTCGGCCGCGTCTTCCTCGGCCTCGCTGTCCACCTTGTTGGCCACCAGAATCACATGCTTGCCATAGCGGCGCAGCTTTTCGGCCACCATCTCGTCAAGCGGAGTCACCCCGTTACGCACGTCGACCACAAAGAGAATGACCTTGGCAGCCTGGATGGCAAACTCCACCTGGTCCTCCGCCGCGGTCGCGATCTTCTTAGGCGTCATTTCCAGCTCCATCCCGATCCCGCCGGTATCCAACAGCACGAAGTCGTCATTCACCTCGGTGGAAATCAGGTCGCGCGTCACACCCGGCATATCGTGGACGATGGACATGCGCCGGCCACAAAGCCGGTTAAAGAGACGGCTCTTGCCCACATTGGGACGGCCGACGAGGGCCACGGTTCTGGAGGGATCGATCACGGGAGAGAACTTTGAACATTGAACGTCCGACGTCGAACATCGAATGCGATGCTCAAGTTAGACAAGATAGATAGTTTAGGCGAGAGGTCGAACCCATCCTCATTCGATCTTCAATCTCCGAAGTTGGATGTTCGACGTTCATGGAGAATTTTGCCTAAGCAAAATTCTCCATGAATCGCTCGATGCGGTTGGTGGCCTCGAGGATGCGTTCGTAACTGGTGGAGAAACTGGCGCGGGCGAAACCGGCACCGCAGGCACCGAAGGCCGTGCCGGGCACAATCGCGACCTCCTGTTCCTTGAGCAATTGCTGGCAAAACTCCATCGAGCTCAAGCCGGATGCTTCAATCGAGGGGAAGGCGTAGAAAGACCCCTTGGGCAAGTGGCACTTCAGGCCGACCTCGTTGAAGCGGCGAACAATCAAGTCACGCCGACGCTGGTAGGCCTCTTTCATCTTGGCCACTGCAGGACCACCATTTTTCAAGGCTTCGATGGCAGCCTCCTGCGAGAGGATCGGCGCGCAGAGCATGCTGTACTGGTGGATCTTCATCATGGCCTCGATGAGCGGAGCCGGACCGCAGGCATAGCCGATCCGGAATCCGGTCATGGCAAAGGCCTTGGAGAATCCGTGCAGGAAGACAGTGCGCTCCTTCATCCCGGGGAGGGTCGCGATACTGGTATGCTCGCCTTCGAAAGTGAGTTCGGAATAGATCTCGTCACTGAGCACGAGCAGGTCCTTTTCCACCGCAAACTTGGCCAGCTTCTCCAGCTTGGCACGCTCCGTTACCCCGCCCGTCGGATTGGTCGGGAAGTTCAGGATCAGCACCTTGCAGCCGGGTTCCCAAGCGGCAGCCACCTTGTCCGGATCGATGCCGAACTCATCATTGGCGGAAGTTTCGACCGCGATCGGAACGGCATGCGCCAATTTGATGCTCGGACTGTAGGACACGTAGCAGGGCTCGTGGTAGAGCACCTTGTCCCCCGGATTCAGCACCGCACGCAGGATAATATCGAGCGCTTCGGACACACCGACCGTCACGATGATTTCCTGCTCAGGGTGATAGCTCAGCGCGAAATGATTCTCCACATAAGTGGAGATCTCACGGCGCAGGCGGATCAAGCCCTTGTTGTCCGTGTAGCTGGTCTTGCCCTTCTCCAGGGCGAACATGGCCGCTTCACGGATATGCCAGGGCGTGACAAAATCCGGCTCCCCGATCCCCAGCGAAATGGCCTGCGGCATGGCGGCCACGATGGCGAAGAAATCGCGAATACCGGAACGAGGCAAACCAACCACGTGGTCTGCCACAAAACGTTGACCTTGATCACTCATTACGGACTGACGGCGGGCTTATCGCCGCTCTCTGTGGGTGAAAGAAGGAGGTGCCCCTGCTCTTTGTAGGCACGGAGCATGAAATGTGTGGCGGTAGACAGGACCCCTTCCACGCTGGCCAGACGCTCCGAGACGAAGCTCGCCACCGCACGCAAGTCTTTGCCCACGGCAAAGATCAGGAGGTCGTAGGAACCCGACATCAGATAGCACGATTCCACCGCGTCGAAACGGCTGATCCGGGCAGCCAGACGGTCAAAGCCCCCATCACGCTCCGGGCTGATGCGGACTTCGATCACCGCTCGTACGACTTCTCCAAGCGCGCGCTCTGGATTGAGCACGGGGCGCCAGCCGAGAAGGATCTTCTCGGCTTGAAGGCGCTCTAATTCAGCCACGACCTCCGCCTCGGACAGATTCAGGATCTGTGCCATCTGGGCGTTGTCGAGGCGTTCACCTTCCAGGATTAGTTGTAGAACGGAACTCATAAGCGGCCCAGTTAGAGCGCATCTTCAGGAAAAAGCAAAATGCAAAATCAGAACTTCTGACCCGAAAACCGCTAGCACCCGGCCTCGCTCAACTCAGTCGCATCCTCATCCAGCACTTGCTCCACCTCCTCGACCAAGGCGTGGAGGTCCGCCATCATGCGCTCCGACTGCGCCTTCACCGAGTCCCAATCTTCCGCCTTGCAGGCCTGCTCCAAACTGTCCCCCAGTTCGATAATGCCGCGGGCTCCGAAGATTCCGGCAACCCCCTTCATCGTATGGGCCATGAACGCGACCTGCGACAAATCCTTCGCTTTCAGTCCGCACTCCAGCTTGTAGATATCCTGCGGCAGGCTCTCCTGTAAAATCGGCAAACTTTCCAGGATGTCTTCGCGCGCCTCCGCCCCCATGCGCTGGTAGCGCTCGCGGAAGCCCTCGTCCTCCCTCGCATCGATCCGGCCGTCCTGCGCGCTGGCATCAATCCGTAGCTTCCGGGCCAGCACGCGGTCGAGAATTTCCTTCAAGGCTTCCACCCGGAAAGGCTTCGGCAGATAGTCGTCCATGCCCGCATTCAGGCACTTTTCCGCATCCCCCTTCATCGCATGCGCCGTCATGGCCACAATGAAGGTGTAGGAAAGCCCCTCAGCCGATTCGAACTCACGGATCCGGCGGGTGGCCTCATAGCCATCCATCTCCG
Coding sequences within:
- the der gene encoding ribosome biogenesis GTPase Der, translating into MIDPSRTVALVGRPNVGKSRLFNRLCGRRMSIVHDMPGVTRDLISTEVNDDFVLLDTGGIGMELEMTPKKIATAAEDQVEFAIQAAKVILFVVDVRNGVTPLDEMVAEKLRRYGKHVILVANKVDSEAEEDAADEFNRFGLGAPVKVSAEHGRGISDLNEAIEAKLGPKPEGSESDKQKRIRIALVGRPNVGKSSMGNALLASTRLIVSDVPGTTRDSVELDLDYKHRDGELLKFRLADTAGLRMKRKVDSPVEYFSTVRTQHSIENSDVVFLVIDAADGVTKQDQALAGQILDAGRALVVVVNKWDKIQEMWEAEPVAGYKNLKHFLTSYEESLRKEMFFLPDPPVLFVSAKTGFKVESLLERAASIEATLDMKLSTGRLNRVIQDMFEARSPKLVGTKRFKVFYAVQTGSRPLSIRLFCNRKERLDPTYRRYLEKGLIHEFRLGGCPVRFDLEGKARRYAEDEGETPAPRLSRQTQDKIREKKQGDKAFEKKHPERRKAITQKKAAHNKGKKR
- a CDS encoding aminotransferase class I/II-fold pyridoxal phosphate-dependent enzyme, with protein sequence MSDQGQRFVADHVVGLPRSGIRDFFAIVAAMPQAISLGIGEPDFVTPWHIREAAMFALEKGKTSYTDNKGLIRLRREISTYVENHFALSYHPEQEIIVTVGVSEALDIILRAVLNPGDKVLYHEPCYVSYSPSIKLAHAVPIAVETSANDEFGIDPDKVAAAWEPGCKVLILNFPTNPTGGVTERAKLEKLAKFAVEKDLLVLSDEIYSELTFEGEHTSIATLPGMKERTVFLHGFSKAFAMTGFRIGYACGPAPLIEAMMKIHQYSMLCAPILSQEAAIEALKNGGPAVAKMKEAYQRRRDLIVRRFNEVGLKCHLPKGSFYAFPSIEASGLSSMEFCQQLLKEQEVAIVPGTAFGACGAGFARASFSTSYERILEATNRIERFMENFA
- a CDS encoding Lrp/AsnC family transcriptional regulator, producing the protein MSSVLQLILEGERLDNAQMAQILNLSEAEVVAELERLQAEKILLGWRPVLNPERALGEVVRAVIEVRISPERDGGFDRLAARISRFDAVESCYLMSGSYDLLIFAVGKDLRAVASFVSERLASVEGVLSTATHFMLRAYKEQGHLLLSPTESGDKPAVSP